The following proteins are encoded in a genomic region of Chroogloeocystis siderophila 5.2 s.c.1:
- a CDS encoding orange carotenoid protein N-terminal domain-containing protein, protein MTSSPNTNQPQALSDETQKVVQAFDGLETDAKLAWFYLVYKNMGSSITPAAPAATDPELAPMLLGDYYKLSNDEQLAIMRQIVNREDTEYSHAYGALKENNQLMVWYAWAQAMGDTVVGMPGDYQPTEAINDLLSQIEALDFDDQISIFRTIASNMGYTNIKPIETQAQTGKTSSL, encoded by the coding sequence ATGACTTCTAGCCCAAACACGAATCAGCCCCAAGCATTAAGTGACGAAACACAAAAGGTAGTCCAAGCTTTTGATGGGTTAGAAACAGACGCAAAACTAGCTTGGTTTTATTTAGTTTATAAAAATATGGGTAGCTCAATTACCCCAGCTGCTCCCGCTGCAACTGATCCAGAATTAGCACCAATGCTATTAGGAGACTACTATAAGCTATCTAACGACGAGCAATTAGCGATTATGCGGCAGATTGTGAACCGCGAAGATACAGAATATTCACACGCTTACGGTGCTTTGAAAGAGAACAATCAGTTAATGGTTTGGTATGCGTGGGCGCAAGCAATGGGCGATACCGTAGTAGGTATGCCAGGTGATTATCAACCTACAGAAGCTATCAACGATCTGTTATCACAAATCGAAGCACTTGACTTTGACGATCAAATTTCCATTTTTCGGACGATCGCTAGCAACATGGGTTACACCAATATCAAACCAATTGAAACTCAAGCACAAACCGGTAAAACGTCAAGCCTCTAA
- a CDS encoding mannose-1-phosphate guanylyltransferase yields MNTLIPVILAGGKGERFWPLSRKQRPKQFLSLDGSGKSLLQATADRLLPLAGSWENLWVVTSTQLGQGVQEQLPDLRAQNLLAEPEGRDTAPAVAWSTLEVAKRYGEDAIVGFFPADPWIDNQVSFQKTLCAATLVAASENAIATLGVKPTYPATGYGYIEQGDLAGSFGGLPVYRVNRFTEKPDRETAESFLVTNRFSWNSGMFVFRAGVVLDELRTHAPEMMQVLETQGVAAYANLPKISIDYALMEKTQIAYVLPVDFGWDDLGDWNAIDRLLKKDATNVELANHIGLDTKDTLLYSTSDDDVIVTIGLEDVVVVRDHNVTLIARKDRTQEIKQVLKLLQDNPKFTDLL; encoded by the coding sequence ATGAACACACTGATACCGGTTATTTTAGCTGGGGGTAAAGGAGAGCGGTTTTGGCCTTTGAGTCGCAAACAGCGCCCCAAACAATTTTTAAGCTTGGATGGAAGCGGTAAAAGCTTATTACAAGCAACGGCTGACCGGCTTTTGCCGTTAGCAGGAAGTTGGGAGAATCTTTGGGTTGTGACTTCAACTCAACTAGGGCAGGGCGTACAAGAACAATTACCAGATTTACGCGCGCAAAACTTATTAGCCGAACCCGAAGGACGTGATACCGCCCCAGCAGTGGCGTGGAGTACGCTAGAAGTTGCCAAACGCTACGGCGAAGACGCGATTGTTGGCTTCTTTCCTGCCGATCCTTGGATTGATAACCAAGTTAGCTTTCAAAAAACACTTTGTGCGGCAACACTGGTAGCAGCGAGTGAAAATGCGATCGCCACTTTAGGCGTCAAACCAACTTATCCCGCCACAGGTTACGGCTACATCGAACAAGGAGACTTGGCAGGTTCGTTTGGTGGCTTACCTGTGTATCGCGTTAATCGCTTTACGGAAAAACCAGATCGTGAAACCGCTGAATCGTTTTTGGTGACAAATCGGTTTAGCTGGAATAGCGGTATGTTTGTATTTCGCGCTGGAGTTGTCTTAGATGAACTCCGTACTCATGCGCCAGAAATGATGCAAGTTTTGGAAACTCAGGGAGTAGCAGCTTACGCAAATTTGCCAAAAATTAGTATTGATTACGCTTTGATGGAAAAAACCCAAATCGCGTATGTCTTACCAGTCGATTTTGGTTGGGATGATTTGGGAGATTGGAACGCAATTGATCGCTTGCTTAAAAAAGATGCGACGAATGTCGAACTGGCAAATCACATCGGGTTAGATACTAAAGATACGTTGCTGTATTCTACAAGCGATGATGATGTGATTGTCACTATTGGATTAGAAGATGTTGTCGTGGTACGCGATCACAATGTGACGCTGATCGCCCGCAAAGATCGCACGCAAGAAATTAAACAAGTCCTCAAACTTTTGCAGGATAACCCTAAATTTACTGACCTATTGTGA
- a CDS encoding aromatic ring-hydroxylating oxygenase subunit alpha gives MAKNDFLRDVWYYALPGGSLKRGAMVAKTLLGEPIVFARSREGKVFALRNICPHRAVPLSYGRFDGQEIECCYHGWRFDQTGRCKEIPALIEGDSLDLKRFQVKQYPVREVQGNIWIYMASNERKALPATDMEVPVVPFFGDKSYQLVVTLHFPCYLDHAIIGLMDPAHISFVHRSWWWKSGRSLFEEVKAFDPSPYGFTMRRHKIPNVALGYRLIGGGAPETEISFRLPGVRIEHVSTEHHNVCNLTAVTPLSETETEVTTLVYWTTRWITAIKPLIKPFVRAFLDQDRQVVIKQQEGLKYDPTLLLIRDADTQARWYYQLKAEFTRAAAEGRPFNNPVKTQILRWRS, from the coding sequence ATGGCAAAAAACGACTTCTTGCGCGATGTTTGGTACTACGCCTTACCTGGAGGCTCACTCAAACGCGGAGCTATGGTAGCAAAAACTTTGCTTGGTGAGCCAATCGTTTTCGCACGCAGCCGTGAAGGTAAAGTGTTTGCGCTCCGCAACATCTGTCCCCATCGCGCAGTGCCACTAAGCTATGGACGATTCGACGGACAAGAAATCGAATGCTGCTATCATGGCTGGCGTTTTGACCAAACTGGACGCTGTAAAGAAATTCCCGCATTAATCGAAGGCGATTCCCTCGATCTCAAGCGCTTTCAAGTCAAGCAGTATCCCGTACGCGAAGTGCAAGGCAACATTTGGATTTACATGGCATCGAACGAGCGCAAGGCACTGCCAGCAACAGATATGGAAGTTCCCGTAGTGCCTTTTTTTGGTGACAAATCGTATCAATTAGTTGTCACATTGCACTTTCCATGTTATTTAGATCATGCAATTATTGGTTTAATGGACCCCGCACATATATCATTTGTTCATCGTTCTTGGTGGTGGAAATCAGGGCGATCGCTGTTTGAAGAAGTCAAAGCCTTTGACCCCTCACCGTATGGCTTTACGATGCGGCGGCACAAAATTCCTAACGTCGCACTGGGTTATCGACTCATTGGCGGTGGCGCACCAGAAACTGAGATTTCGTTTCGTCTCCCTGGCGTCCGCATAGAACATGTCAGCACCGAACACCATAATGTCTGTAACCTCACCGCTGTCACTCCCCTATCAGAAACCGAAACCGAAGTCACAACGCTTGTCTACTGGACAACACGCTGGATTACTGCAATCAAACCGCTAATTAAACCTTTTGTCCGAGCATTCCTCGACCAAGACCGTCAAGTCGTCATTAAACAGCAAGAAGGCTTGAAATACGATCCGACATTACTCCTCATTCGCGATGCTGACACACAAGCACGTTGGTACTATCAGCTGAAAGCCGAATTTACCCGCGCTGCCGCCGAAGGTCGCCCGTTTAACAACCCAGTAAAAACCCAAATTTTACGTTGGCGATCTTGA
- a CDS encoding ABC transporter permease: protein MDILESVKMASKTLLANKLRSTLTMLGIIIGNASVIAMVGIGEGAQRFVSGQFESLGTNVLFIVPGNRDAQRTTVDLPKTLVLEDAEAIATQVPTVGAVAPQLHSRELVTYRNRNTYSLIVGTNPDFSVVRSFDAQRGRFITDLDVKRNNQVVTLGVDLAERLFGNQDPVGQQVRIRNISFLVVGVMEEKGSVLGTNYDDSAYIPVTTMASRIIGENSPYGVNLTFISVSAQSEASVDAAQFQITNLLRLRHNITREDDFSVQSQKDVLEIAGTVTSALTLMLAAIAGISLLVGGIGVMNIMLVSVTERTQEIGLRKAIGATQDDILIQFLIEAVILSAAGGVLGTVLGVGGVLLIGVFTPFQAGVSPVAIALAVGVSGGIGIIFGVVPARRAAQLDPIVALRSA from the coding sequence ATGGACATACTTGAAAGCGTTAAAATGGCATCAAAAACGTTGCTAGCGAATAAGCTACGCAGCACGCTGACGATGTTAGGTATCATCATCGGTAATGCGTCAGTGATTGCAATGGTGGGTATCGGTGAAGGCGCGCAGCGTTTCGTTTCTGGACAGTTTGAATCGTTAGGAACCAACGTACTATTTATCGTCCCAGGCAACCGTGACGCGCAACGGACGACGGTTGATTTACCAAAAACGTTAGTTCTAGAAGACGCAGAAGCGATCGCTACTCAAGTCCCGACAGTCGGCGCAGTTGCCCCACAATTACACTCGCGCGAACTTGTCACCTACCGCAACCGTAATACGTATAGCTTGATCGTCGGTACAAACCCCGATTTTTCTGTAGTCCGTAGTTTTGATGCGCAGCGCGGTAGATTTATCACCGACCTTGATGTCAAGCGCAATAACCAAGTCGTTACGCTGGGCGTCGATTTAGCCGAACGTCTCTTTGGCAATCAAGATCCTGTTGGTCAGCAGGTGCGAATTCGTAATATCAGCTTCTTAGTTGTCGGTGTGATGGAAGAAAAAGGCTCGGTTTTAGGAACAAACTATGACGACAGCGCCTATATTCCTGTGACGACAATGGCAAGCCGGATTATCGGCGAAAATTCTCCCTATGGTGTGAACTTGACGTTTATTTCCGTATCCGCCCAAAGCGAGGCCAGCGTTGATGCAGCACAGTTTCAAATTACCAACTTGTTACGATTGCGACACAATATCACCCGCGAGGATGATTTTAGCGTTCAAAGCCAAAAAGACGTCTTAGAAATTGCAGGTACAGTCACAAGCGCTTTGACGCTCATGCTAGCCGCGATTGCAGGAATTTCCTTGTTAGTCGGCGGTATTGGCGTCATGAATATTATGCTCGTATCCGTTACCGAAAGAACGCAAGAAATCGGATTGCGTAAAGCGATCGGTGCGACGCAGGATGATATCTTAATTCAATTTTTGATTGAAGCGGTGATTCTTTCTGCTGCTGGTGGTGTACTCGGTACAGTGTTAGGAGTTGGTGGAGTTTTATTGATTGGAGTTTTCACTCCGTTTCAAGCAGGCGTTTCACCCGTGGCGATCGCGCTTGCGGTTGGCGTTTCTGGTGGAATTGGCATTATTTTTGGTGTTGTTCCTGCGCGTCGCGCTGCCCAACTCGATCCAATTGTTGCTTTGAGAAGTGCTTAA
- a CDS encoding efflux RND transporter periplasmic adaptor subunit codes for MKFVNSAIALRAAQQLNGNFLLITWQHILPTFMTTYMEIPLIGKLKHPRRWLIGLVAAGVVVSGGTYAVVSRTTPRINVAELTVPVESQNVTLRITASGKVVPFQSVNLSPKTSGRLTALSVEQGDTVQQGQIIARMDNAELQAQLAQARANLAQSQAQLDQALAGSRPEEIAQARARLAQAEAQLNQARTGNRPEEIAQAQAQVDAAQARVSLTSSRVQRNRTLYQEGAISQDRLDEVIADDRSAQAALQEAQRRLAQLQSGSRSEEITQRQAAVNEARAALRQAQSGSRPEEIAQRRAAVAAAASQVQAIEVQLEDTIIRAPFDGIVTQKYATEGAFVTPTTSASSTASATSTSIVAIARGLEILAQVPEVDVGQIKQGQAVEIVADAYPDQVFKGRVRLIAPEAVVEQNVTSFQVRIALETGTQELRSGMNVDVTFLGEQVPNALMVPTVAIVTEQGETGVLVPGNNNQPIFRPVTIGPSLQDRTQILSGLNEGDRVFVDLPERQRPRQNESGVGE; via the coding sequence ATGAAGTTTGTTAACAGTGCGATTGCGCTCCGCGCAGCGCAACAACTTAACGGCAATTTTCTTCTGATAACTTGGCAACATATCCTGCCCACTTTTATGACCACTTACATGGAAATTCCCTTAATTGGCAAACTGAAGCATCCACGTCGCTGGCTGATCGGGCTAGTAGCAGCTGGTGTTGTGGTCAGTGGTGGTACTTATGCGGTTGTAAGTCGAACAACACCCAGAATTAACGTTGCGGAACTGACAGTACCTGTAGAATCGCAAAACGTGACGTTACGCATTACGGCAAGTGGTAAAGTCGTACCGTTTCAAAGCGTAAACCTTAGCCCTAAAACCTCTGGACGATTAACCGCATTGAGTGTCGAGCAAGGCGATACAGTTCAACAAGGGCAAATCATTGCGCGGATGGATAATGCTGAACTGCAAGCCCAACTCGCACAAGCACGGGCTAACTTAGCTCAATCTCAAGCTCAACTCGACCAAGCCTTAGCAGGAAGCCGCCCTGAGGAAATCGCGCAAGCTCGCGCACGACTTGCACAAGCTGAAGCTCAACTCAACCAGGCGCGTACCGGAAATCGTCCTGAAGAAATCGCACAAGCCCAAGCACAAGTAGATGCTGCCCAAGCGCGAGTCAGTTTGACAAGTAGCCGCGTGCAACGAAATCGTACACTATATCAAGAAGGTGCAATTTCGCAAGATCGGCTTGATGAAGTTATTGCAGACGATCGCAGCGCGCAAGCAGCATTGCAAGAAGCCCAACGACGCTTAGCTCAACTGCAAAGCGGTAGCCGATCTGAAGAAATCACTCAACGCCAAGCCGCAGTCAATGAAGCTCGTGCAGCCTTGAGACAAGCGCAAAGTGGCTCGCGCCCTGAAGAAATAGCCCAACGTCGCGCTGCTGTTGCTGCTGCGGCCAGTCAAGTTCAAGCAATCGAAGTACAATTAGAAGATACAATTATCCGCGCTCCTTTCGATGGAATCGTGACGCAGAAATATGCAACCGAAGGTGCGTTTGTCACACCAACAACCTCAGCTTCGAGTACAGCATCAGCCACTTCGACATCAATTGTCGCGATCGCCCGTGGTTTAGAAATCTTGGCACAAGTTCCCGAAGTAGACGTCGGACAAATTAAGCAAGGACAAGCGGTAGAAATTGTTGCTGATGCTTATCCCGACCAAGTATTCAAAGGTCGCGTCCGCTTGATTGCCCCAGAAGCTGTTGTCGAGCAAAACGTTACTTCTTTCCAAGTGCGTATTGCCTTAGAAACTGGCACGCAAGAACTGCGCTCAGGAATGAATGTCGATGTGACTTTTCTTGGGGAACAAGTACCGAATGCCTTAATGGTTCCTACCGTGGCAATTGTAACCGAACAGGGTGAAACGGGTGTCCTTGTGCCTGGAAACAATAATCAACCGATCTTTCGTCCAGTAACAATTGGACCTAGCTTGCAAGACCGCACGCAAATTTTATCTGGATTGAACGAAGGCGATCGCGTGTTTGTCGATCTTCCGGAAAGGCAACGACCAAGACAGAACGAATCAGGAGTGGGTGAGTAG
- a CDS encoding ABC transporter ATP-binding protein: MEHNSPHSTVAIAQRDRGNTPAKTIVRLENVSKIYGVGETEVRALSDVNLTVEQGEYCAIMGASGSGKSTAMNIIGCLDRPTDGHYYLDGVDVADLSDTELAHIRNRKIGFVFQQFHLLPQSTALENVMLPMVYAGISTAERRDRAAEALRRVGLEKRLNNRPNQLSGGQQQRVAIARAIVNQPVLLLADEPTGALDSKTTQEVLEIFGTLNASGITIVMVTHEPDVARKTQRIVWFKDGEVIHSHLTPADINRVATS, translated from the coding sequence ATGGAACACAACTCACCACACTCTACCGTAGCAATTGCCCAACGTGATCGAGGCAATACTCCTGCAAAGACAATAGTCCGCCTAGAAAACGTCTCCAAAATCTATGGTGTAGGAGAAACGGAAGTTCGAGCGCTATCAGACGTTAACTTAACAGTTGAACAAGGCGAGTACTGCGCGATCATGGGCGCTTCCGGTTCAGGAAAATCGACTGCCATGAACATTATCGGTTGTCTCGATCGCCCAACAGACGGTCACTATTACTTAGATGGCGTTGATGTCGCCGATTTGAGCGATACCGAACTCGCACACATCCGCAACCGTAAAATTGGATTTGTCTTTCAACAATTTCACCTGCTACCGCAATCAACTGCACTAGAAAACGTCATGCTACCGATGGTATACGCGGGTATTTCGACAGCAGAAAGACGCGATCGCGCCGCTGAAGCGTTACGACGTGTTGGCTTAGAGAAACGACTGAATAACCGACCGAATCAGCTTTCCGGCGGACAACAGCAACGAGTTGCGATCGCACGTGCCATTGTTAATCAACCTGTACTACTGCTTGCTGACGAACCAACAGGCGCGCTTGACTCAAAAACAACGCAAGAAGTGTTAGAAATCTTCGGTACACTCAACGCCAGCGGTATCACAATCGTCATGGTGACACACGAACCCGACGTCGCCCGCAAAACACAACGCATTGTCTGGTTTAAAGACGGCGAAGTTATCCATTCGCACTTGACTCCCGCCGACATCAACCGAGTTGCCACCTCTTAG